Proteins from one Deinococcus grandis genomic window:
- the ppsA gene encoding phosphoenolpyruvate synthase, whose translation MDMIRWFQTLRMGDVEVVGGKNASIGEMIQGLAGAGVRVPGGFATTADAFRAFLTHNRIEEKINARLEALDVNDVVALAAAGREIRGWVEEGELPAELETAIRDAYAQMTQEAGGTEPDVAVRSSATAEDLPEASFAGQQETFLNVRGIDSVLHHVRLVFASLYNDRAISYRVHHGFAHAEVALSAGVQRMVRTDLDVSGVAFTLDTESGYRDAVLVTAAYGLGELVVQGAVNPDEYFVYKPALRAGKRAVLRRTLGSKARKMIYAEGGGVESVDVPEEERRRFCLSDEDLTELARQCVTIEDHYGRPMDIEWGKDGRDGLIYILQARPETVQSRAGRTLERFELQGKGEVLVEGRAVGNRIGAGTVRVVRDPAEMDQVQDSDVLVADMTDPDWEPVMKRASAIVTNRGGRTCHAAIIARELGIPAVVGTGNATRELESGAQVTVSCAEGDTGYVYAGELPYRVNRVELDAMPEVGMKIMMNVASPDRAFSFAALPNEGVGLARVEFVISNVIGIHPRALLDYPNVPDDVRAQIEEKTAGYASPRDFFREKLAEGVASIAAAFAPKPVIVRLSDFKSNEYAHLIGGPAYEPQEENPMIGFRGASRYRSPDFAAAFALECEAIREVRDEMGLTNVQVMIPFVRTVGEAQTITQILEKNGLQRGENGLKVIMMCEVPSNAILADQFLEHFDGFSIGSNDLTQLTLALDRDSGLVADLFDEQNEAVLALMSQAIQAAKRAGKYVGICGQGPSDHPALAAWLMEQGIDSVSLNPDSVLTTWLHLAQADPDADQRPVQG comes from the coding sequence ATGGACATGATTCGCTGGTTCCAGACACTAAGGATGGGTGACGTTGAGGTCGTGGGCGGCAAGAACGCCTCCATCGGCGAGATGATCCAGGGCCTCGCCGGGGCGGGGGTGCGGGTGCCCGGCGGCTTCGCCACCACCGCCGACGCCTTCCGGGCCTTCCTGACGCACAACCGCATCGAGGAGAAGATCAACGCCCGGCTCGAAGCGCTGGACGTGAACGACGTGGTCGCACTCGCCGCCGCGGGCCGGGAGATTCGCGGCTGGGTCGAGGAAGGCGAGCTGCCCGCTGAGTTGGAGACGGCCATCCGCGACGCCTACGCGCAGATGACGCAGGAGGCCGGGGGGACCGAGCCGGACGTGGCCGTGCGTTCCAGCGCCACCGCCGAGGATTTGCCGGAAGCGAGTTTCGCCGGGCAGCAGGAAACCTTCCTGAACGTGCGCGGCATCGACTCGGTGCTGCACCACGTCCGCCTGGTCTTCGCCTCGCTCTACAACGACCGCGCCATCTCCTACCGCGTCCACCACGGCTTCGCGCACGCGGAAGTGGCGCTGTCGGCGGGCGTGCAGCGCATGGTCCGCACCGACCTGGACGTGAGCGGCGTGGCCTTTACCCTCGACACCGAGAGCGGCTACCGCGACGCGGTGCTGGTGACGGCGGCCTACGGGCTGGGCGAGCTGGTCGTGCAGGGCGCGGTCAACCCCGACGAATACTTCGTGTACAAGCCCGCGCTGAGGGCCGGAAAACGCGCCGTGCTGCGCCGCACCCTGGGCAGCAAGGCCCGCAAGATGATCTACGCGGAGGGCGGCGGCGTGGAGAGCGTGGACGTGCCCGAGGAGGAGCGCCGCCGCTTCTGCCTCTCGGACGAGGACCTCACCGAACTCGCCCGCCAGTGCGTGACCATCGAGGACCACTACGGCCGCCCGATGGACATCGAGTGGGGCAAGGACGGACGCGACGGGCTCATTTACATCCTCCAGGCCCGGCCCGAGACGGTGCAGAGCCGCGCCGGGCGCACGCTGGAACGCTTCGAGCTGCAAGGCAAAGGTGAGGTGCTGGTCGAAGGCCGCGCGGTGGGCAACCGCATTGGCGCGGGGACGGTGCGGGTGGTGCGCGATCCCGCCGAGATGGACCAGGTGCAGGACAGCGACGTGCTGGTCGCCGACATGACCGACCCCGACTGGGAACCCGTGATGAAGCGGGCGTCGGCCATCGTGACCAACCGGGGCGGGCGCACCTGCCACGCGGCGATCATCGCGCGGGAGCTGGGGATTCCGGCGGTCGTGGGCACCGGGAACGCCACCCGCGAGCTGGAGAGCGGCGCCCAGGTCACCGTCTCCTGCGCCGAGGGCGACACCGGCTACGTCTACGCGGGCGAGCTGCCCTACCGCGTCAACCGCGTCGAACTCGACGCGATGCCGGAAGTCGGTATGAAGATCATGATGAACGTGGCCTCGCCCGACCGCGCCTTCTCCTTCGCCGCGCTGCCCAATGAGGGGGTGGGGCTGGCCCGCGTCGAGTTCGTGATCTCCAACGTGATCGGGATTCACCCCCGTGCCCTGCTGGATTATCCGAACGTGCCCGACGACGTACGGGCGCAGATCGAGGAGAAGACCGCCGGGTACGCCTCGCCACGCGACTTCTTCCGCGAGAAGCTGGCCGAGGGCGTGGCGAGCATCGCGGCAGCCTTCGCGCCCAAGCCGGTGATCGTGCGCCTCTCGGACTTCAAGAGCAACGAGTACGCGCACCTGATCGGCGGCCCCGCCTACGAGCCGCAGGAAGAGAACCCGATGATCGGTTTCCGGGGCGCTTCCCGCTACCGTTCGCCCGACTTCGCCGCGGCCTTTGCGCTGGAGTGCGAGGCGATCCGGGAGGTGCGGGACGAGATGGGCCTGACCAACGTGCAGGTCATGATCCCGTTCGTCCGCACGGTGGGCGAGGCGCAGACCATCACCCAGATTCTGGAGAAGAACGGCCTCCAGCGCGGCGAGAACGGGCTGAAGGTCATCATGATGTGCGAGGTGCCGTCGAACGCCATCTTGGCCGACCAGTTCCTCGAACACTTCGACGGCTTCTCCATCGGCTCCAACGACCTGACGCAGCTCACGCTGGCGCTCGACCGCGACTCCGGGCTGGTGGCCGACCTGTTCGACGAGCAGAACGAGGCGGTGCTGGCGCTGATGAGCCAGGCCATCCAGGCCGCCAAGCGAGCGGGCAAGTACGTGGGTATCTGCGGGCAGGGGCCTTCGGACCACCCGGCGCTGGCGGCGTGGCTGATGGAACAGGGCATTGATTCCGTCAGCCTCAACCCCGATAGCGTGCTGACCACCTGGCTGCACCTGGCCCAGGCGGACCCGGACGCGGACCAGCGTCCGGTGCAAGGGTGA
- a CDS encoding pyruvate, water dikinase regulatory protein: protein MTGGAAAAGPRPVLIVSDHTGLTAENAARALLAHFPEQSLAYLQRPFVATVEAARGVAQEVATLASGGERPLVFTTITEPEVMRELEVVPARVFDLLGPGLSLLEEEFGERATRSVGRHHDMHDQTSYLARMDALDFALATDDGLGDRQYGLADVILVGVSRAGKTPTSLFLALQHGVRASNYPLAEDDFERESLPIPLEPYRTKLHGLTIDPRRLHAIRTQRKPNSRYASLEQCEHEVRRAERLFARAGIPVRDTTSASVEEIAAGILTQLRRV from the coding sequence ATGACGGGCGGCGCGGCGGCTGCCGGTCCACGCCCGGTCCTGATCGTCTCCGACCACACCGGCTTGACGGCAGAGAACGCCGCCCGTGCCCTGCTCGCGCACTTTCCGGAGCAGTCCCTGGCGTACCTCCAGCGGCCCTTCGTCGCCACGGTTGAGGCCGCGCGGGGGGTGGCGCAGGAGGTCGCCACGCTGGCGAGCGGAGGCGAACGGCCACTCGTGTTCACCACCATCACCGAGCCCGAGGTCATGCGAGAACTGGAGGTGGTCCCCGCCCGGGTGTTCGACCTCCTTGGCCCCGGCCTCAGCCTCTTGGAGGAAGAGTTCGGCGAGCGGGCCACCCGCAGCGTGGGTCGCCACCACGACATGCATGACCAGACTTCCTACCTCGCCCGCATGGATGCCCTGGACTTCGCCCTGGCTACCGACGACGGCCTGGGGGACCGCCAGTACGGCCTGGCGGACGTGATCCTGGTGGGGGTCAGCCGCGCCGGCAAGACGCCCACCAGCCTGTTTCTGGCCCTCCAGCACGGCGTTCGCGCCAGCAACTATCCCCTTGCCGAGGATGACTTCGAGCGTGAGTCGTTGCCGATTCCCCTGGAGCCGTACCGCACCAAGCTGCACGGCCTGACCATCGACCCCCGCCGCCTGCACGCCATCCGCACCCAGCGCAAGCCGAACAGCCGCTACGCCAGCCTCGAACAGTGCGAACACGAGGTTCGCCGGGCCGAACGCCTCTTCGCGCGGGCCGGGATTCCCGTCCGCGACACCACCTCCGCCAGCGTGGAGGAGATCGCAGCGGGGATTCTCACACAATTACGACGGGTGTAA